Proteins from a single region of Natrinema salifodinae:
- a CDS encoding zinc ribbon domain-containing protein, whose product MKSDDRGCPKCDHTETEIDEISTTGSGLSKMFDIQNRRFMVVSCTNCGYSELYKGQSSGDMVDLFLG is encoded by the coding sequence ATGAAGTCGGACGACCGCGGCTGCCCGAAGTGCGACCACACGGAGACGGAGATCGATGAAATCTCGACGACCGGAAGTGGACTCTCGAAGATGTTCGATATCCAGAACAGGAGATTCATGGTCGTGAGCTGCACGAACTGCGGCTACTCGGAGCTCTACAAGGGCCAATCGTCGGGCGATATGGTCGATCTGTTCCTGGGCTGA
- a CDS encoding V-type ATP synthase subunit D, with protein MAKDVKPTRKNLMAIEDRIELSERGHGTLEKKRDGLIMEFMDILDKAQDVRGDLADDYEDAQKKINMARAMEGDVAVRGAAAALQEHPEITTESKNIMGVVVPQIESSRVSKSLDQRGYGIMGTSARIDEAAEAYEDLLESIILAAEVETAMKKMLREIETTKRRVNALEFKLLPELRDSQEYIEQKLEEQEREETFRLKKIKDKKEAEEKEEERKEAEEAEAEEAEEKQDELEDVQPDTAAQSPAANQ; from the coding sequence ATGGCCAAGGACGTCAAGCCCACCCGCAAGAACTTGATGGCGATCGAGGATCGCATCGAGCTCTCGGAGCGGGGCCACGGGACGCTCGAGAAGAAACGCGACGGGCTGATCATGGAGTTCATGGACATTCTGGACAAGGCCCAGGACGTCCGTGGCGACCTCGCTGACGACTACGAGGACGCCCAGAAGAAGATCAACATGGCCCGCGCCATGGAGGGCGACGTCGCGGTCCGCGGTGCCGCGGCGGCGCTGCAGGAACACCCCGAGATCACGACCGAGTCAAAGAACATCATGGGCGTGGTCGTCCCGCAGATCGAGTCCTCGCGAGTCTCCAAGAGCCTCGATCAGCGCGGCTACGGGATCATGGGCACCTCCGCCCGCATCGACGAGGCCGCCGAGGCCTACGAGGACCTACTGGAGAGCATCATCCTCGCCGCCGAGGTCGAGACGGCGATGAAGAAGATGCTCCGCGAGATCGAGACCACCAAGCGCCGCGTCAACGCCCTCGAATTCAAGCTCCTGCCCGAACTGCGCGACAGCCAGGAGTACATCGAGCAGAAGCTCGAAGAACAGGAACGCGAGGAGACGTTCCGCCTGAAGAAAATCAAGGACAAGAAGGAAGCCGAGGAGAAGGAAGAAGAGCGGAAAGAAGCCGAGGAAGCCGAGGCGGAAGAAGCCGAGGAGAAACAGGACGAACTCGAGGACGTACAGCCGGACACCGCCGCGCAGTCCCCCGCGGCCAACCAGTAA
- a CDS encoding DUF6276 family protein: protein MACSECGSSTISFSVPEEYREHAPSASELTSFCPRCLTLEPATDEDEEDGAIDTASTTDADTATTEPDFTRVSDAFPTRPERAIPLALALGLCSSLATNRSAIESLLRDVERAGTDPLLVLDRLVADPSVEPAIDLDRRRRQLEQLLY, encoded by the coding sequence ATGGCCTGTTCCGAGTGCGGTTCCTCGACGATTTCGTTTTCGGTCCCTGAGGAGTACCGCGAGCACGCGCCGTCGGCATCCGAGCTCACGTCGTTCTGTCCGCGCTGTCTGACGCTCGAACCGGCTACGGACGAGGACGAGGAAGACGGCGCTATCGATACCGCTTCTACCACCGACGCAGATACCGCGACGACCGAACCGGACTTCACACGCGTCAGCGACGCGTTCCCGACGCGACCCGAGCGGGCGATTCCCCTCGCGCTCGCGCTGGGTCTCTGCTCGTCGCTCGCAACGAACCGGTCGGCGATCGAGTCGCTTCTTCGGGACGTCGAACGGGCCGGGACGGATCCGCTATTGGTACTCGATCGGCTCGTCGCAGACCCGTCGGTCGAGCCAGCGATCGACCTCGACCGCCGACGGCGGCAACTCGAGCAGCTGTTGTACTAA
- a CDS encoding DUF5811 family protein, whose product MNGNTPYAGLPGETGAGQRAAADVPDLSSAQKRLLHRDVSRIAARTREFLPDEYVVDADVSSGISGPQVTVAVRPPVGHAVSAGFTPELEEAAAEEVITADERDEVARGLAASAALQVKQAISNNVRPTGK is encoded by the coding sequence ATGAACGGAAATACGCCGTACGCAGGGCTACCGGGCGAGACTGGAGCTGGGCAACGTGCCGCGGCGGACGTTCCGGATCTCTCGAGCGCACAGAAACGACTGCTCCACCGCGACGTCTCGCGGATCGCCGCCCGGACGCGCGAGTTCCTCCCCGACGAGTACGTCGTCGACGCCGACGTCTCGAGCGGCATCTCCGGCCCGCAGGTCACCGTTGCGGTCCGCCCGCCGGTCGGCCACGCCGTCAGCGCCGGCTTCACGCCCGAACTCGAGGAGGCGGCCGCCGAAGAGGTCATCACCGCCGATGAGCGCGACGAGGTCGCGCGCGGCCTGGCCGCCAGCGCCGCCCTGCAGGTCAAACAGGCGATCAGCAACAACGTGCGACCGACCGGGAAGTAA
- a CDS encoding pyruvoyl-dependent arginine decarboxylase: MSTIRVVWGSASAPTAMASYDAALAEAGIENYNLVSVSSVIPAETPVEAVGTAPDLGPAGERLTVVEARATAAGPGRVSAALAWNQSVDDGPGLFYETAGETDREDVERRVREGLAAGQDLRDWEFTEPGVAVESHQADPGQYTSAVVLAVYGESDPIL; this comes from the coding sequence ATGAGCACGATTCGAGTCGTCTGGGGGTCCGCATCGGCGCCCACGGCGATGGCCTCCTACGACGCCGCGCTCGCCGAGGCCGGCATCGAGAACTACAATCTGGTCTCGGTCTCCTCCGTGATTCCCGCAGAGACGCCCGTCGAAGCTGTCGGCACCGCGCCCGACCTCGGCCCCGCCGGCGAGCGTCTGACCGTCGTCGAAGCGCGCGCCACCGCCGCCGGACCGGGGCGCGTGAGCGCGGCCCTGGCGTGGAACCAGTCCGTCGACGACGGCCCGGGCCTGTTCTACGAGACCGCGGGCGAGACTGACCGCGAAGACGTCGAACGCCGCGTCCGAGAAGGCCTGGCCGCGGGCCAGGACCTCCGGGACTGGGAGTTTACGGAGCCGGGAGTCGCCGTCGAGAGCCACCAGGCCGATCCGGGCCAGTACACGTCGGCGGTCGTGCTCGCGGTCTACGGGGAGAGCGATCCGATTCTGTAG
- the pan2 gene encoding proteasome-activating nucleotidase Pan2, translating into MSRSPSIPDRPHRDIDPDLPDDERLEALRGHYEDLVDVNDQLSDQLDEAEDRRQRLQEKVDRVERENESLKSSSLYIATVEDVLDDEEVVVKQHGNNQEVLTEVSSRMVDRVEAGDRVAVNDSFAIQTVLDAETDARAQSMEITEKPAVSYEDIGGIDEQVREVREAVEQPLAEPELFDEVGIEPPSGVLLYGPPGTGKTMLAKAVANHTDATFIKMAGSELVRKFIGEGSRLVRDLFEMAREREPAIIFIDEIDAIATRRTESKTSGDAEVQRTMMQLLSEMDGFEARGEIRIIAATNRFDMLDRAILRPGRFDRLIEVPEPNEEGREQILEIHTRGMNVSDGVDFADLAAETDGYSGADIESLATEAGMFAIRNDRDEVSHQDFVNAFEKIENDDSSDVVSSPGYFYQ; encoded by the coding sequence ATGTCTCGAAGCCCCTCTATTCCCGACCGACCTCACCGCGATATCGATCCGGATCTTCCCGACGACGAGCGGCTCGAGGCGCTCCGCGGTCACTACGAAGATCTCGTCGACGTCAACGACCAGCTGTCCGACCAGCTCGACGAGGCCGAGGACCGCCGCCAGCGCCTCCAGGAGAAAGTCGACCGCGTCGAACGCGAAAACGAGTCGCTGAAGAGTTCGTCGCTGTACATCGCGACCGTCGAGGACGTCCTCGACGACGAGGAAGTCGTCGTCAAGCAACACGGCAACAACCAGGAGGTCCTCACCGAGGTTTCCTCGCGAATGGTCGACCGCGTCGAGGCCGGCGACCGCGTCGCCGTCAACGACTCCTTCGCGATCCAGACGGTGCTCGACGCCGAGACCGACGCGCGGGCCCAGTCGATGGAGATCACCGAGAAGCCCGCAGTCAGCTACGAGGACATCGGCGGCATCGACGAGCAGGTCCGCGAGGTCCGCGAGGCCGTCGAACAGCCCCTAGCTGAGCCCGAACTGTTCGACGAGGTCGGGATCGAGCCCCCGAGCGGCGTCCTGCTGTACGGGCCGCCGGGCACCGGCAAGACGATGCTGGCGAAGGCCGTTGCCAACCACACCGACGCCACCTTCATCAAGATGGCCGGCTCCGAACTCGTCCGCAAGTTCATCGGCGAGGGGTCCCGGCTCGTCCGCGACCTCTTCGAGATGGCCCGCGAGCGCGAACCCGCCATCATCTTCATCGACGAGATCGACGCCATCGCGACCCGACGCACCGAGTCCAAGACCTCCGGCGACGCCGAGGTCCAGCGGACGATGATGCAGCTCCTCTCGGAGATGGACGGCTTCGAAGCCCGCGGCGAGATCCGCATTATCGCCGCGACCAACCGCTTCGACATGCTCGACCGCGCCATCCTCCGTCCCGGTCGGTTCGACCGCCTCATCGAGGTCCCCGAACCCAACGAGGAGGGCCGCGAGCAGATCCTCGAGATCCACACCCGCGGTATGAACGTCTCGGACGGTGTCGACTTCGCCGACCTGGCGGCCGAGACCGACGGCTACTCCGGCGCCGACATCGAGAGCCTGGCCACCGAGGCCGGCATGTTCGCGATCCGAAACGACCGCGACGAGGTCTCCCACCAGGACTTCGTAAACGCCTTCGAGAAGATCGAGAACGACGACTCCAGCGACGTCGTCTCGTCGCCAGGCTACTTTTACCAGTAA
- the pepF gene encoding oligoendopeptidase F, which yields MSSVSERSEIDTEYKWDLESIYATDDDWEAAYEAVAERVDELEAYEGRVADDAGTLLEVLELRDELLREVSTVTAYARMRRDEDTTDQYYQGLTARAQSLAADAQSAASFIDPEIQELTRDEFDEMVAEESELETYDHYVDDVLRMKPHTRSAEVEALLADLSEVTGATGEVYNMLSNADMAFPTVEDPDGEAVEITQSNFTNLLKRPDRDFRRRVYEGYFDEWESVRNTVASAYKNSVKADVKTARARNYDTARQAALDGPNVPVEVYDTLVDTVRDNLDNLHRHAELKRQALDVEELQMWDLYMPLTGDEGPDLAYDRATEYVVDALTPLGEEYQSRVQEGLDSRWVDVYENEGKQSGAYSGGTYDTQPFILLNYQQDIASMYTLAHELGHSMHSELTTEEQPFVYSGYEIFVAEVASTVNEALLTHHLLETVDDPEFRKHVLNEFLERVRSTLYRQTLFAEFEHEAHRLEEESEPLTADRLDELYRGLKADYYEPAVIDDRIAREWMRIPHFYRAFYVYQYATGISAALAIVDDVLERGQPAAEDYLDFLRRGSREYPLELLRIAGVDMSSSAPIDRALETYGQRLDEFESLLD from the coding sequence ATGAGTTCGGTATCCGAGCGCTCGGAGATAGACACCGAGTACAAGTGGGATCTCGAGAGTATCTACGCGACCGACGACGACTGGGAGGCGGCCTACGAGGCCGTCGCCGAGCGCGTCGACGAACTCGAGGCCTACGAGGGGCGGGTTGCCGACGACGCCGGGACCCTCCTCGAAGTGCTCGAACTGCGCGACGAGCTTCTACGCGAGGTCTCGACGGTCACGGCCTACGCCCGGATGCGCCGAGACGAGGACACGACCGACCAGTACTATCAGGGGCTGACCGCCCGCGCGCAGTCGCTGGCGGCCGACGCCCAGTCCGCGGCTTCCTTCATCGACCCCGAAATCCAGGAGTTGACTCGCGACGAGTTCGACGAGATGGTCGCCGAGGAATCCGAGTTGGAGACCTACGACCACTACGTCGACGACGTCCTCCGGATGAAACCCCACACGCGCTCGGCCGAGGTCGAGGCGCTGCTTGCGGATCTGAGCGAGGTGACCGGCGCGACGGGCGAGGTCTACAACATGCTCTCGAACGCGGACATGGCGTTTCCCACCGTCGAGGATCCCGACGGCGAGGCCGTCGAGATCACCCAGAGCAATTTCACGAATCTGCTCAAGCGCCCCGATCGAGACTTCCGCCGGCGCGTCTACGAGGGCTACTTCGACGAGTGGGAATCCGTCCGGAACACCGTCGCGTCCGCCTACAAGAACAGCGTCAAGGCCGACGTCAAGACCGCCCGCGCGCGAAACTACGACACCGCACGCCAGGCCGCTCTCGACGGCCCGAACGTCCCCGTCGAGGTCTACGATACCCTCGTCGACACCGTCCGCGACAACCTCGACAACCTCCACCGCCACGCCGAACTCAAACGACAGGCGTTAGACGTCGAGGAGCTTCAGATGTGGGACCTCTACATGCCGCTGACCGGCGACGAGGGCCCCGATCTGGCGTACGACCGGGCAACCGAGTACGTCGTCGACGCGCTCACACCGCTGGGCGAGGAGTACCAGTCTCGGGTTCAGGAGGGACTGGACTCCCGCTGGGTCGACGTCTACGAGAACGAGGGGAAACAGTCCGGCGCCTACTCTGGCGGGACCTACGACACCCAGCCGTTCATCCTGCTGAACTACCAGCAGGACATCGCCTCGATGTACACGCTGGCCCACGAGCTCGGCCACTCGATGCACTCCGAACTCACCACGGAGGAACAGCCGTTCGTCTACTCGGGCTACGAGATCTTCGTGGCCGAGGTCGCCAGCACGGTCAACGAGGCGTTGCTGACCCACCACTTGCTCGAGACGGTCGACGACCCCGAGTTCCGGAAGCACGTCTTAAACGAATTCCTCGAACGCGTCCGCTCGACGCTGTACCGACAGACCCTCTTCGCGGAGTTCGAGCACGAGGCCCACCGCCTCGAGGAGGAGAGCGAGCCGCTCACGGCCGACCGCCTGGACGAGCTCTACCGCGGGCTGAAGGCCGACTACTACGAGCCCGCCGTGATCGACGACCGCATCGCCCGCGAATGGATGCGCATTCCGCACTTCTACCGCGCGTTCTACGTCTACCAGTACGCGACCGGTATCTCCGCCGCCCTGGCGATCGTCGACGACGTGCTCGAGCGGGGGCAACCCGCCGCCGAGGACTACCTCGACTTCCTCCGGCGGGGCTCCCGGGAGTACCCCCTCGAACTGCTGCGGATCGCCGGCGTTGACATGAGTTCCTCGGCTCCCATCGACCGCGCGCTCGAGACGTACGGCCAGCGCCTCGACGAATTCGAGTCACTGCTCGACTAA
- a CDS encoding oxidoreductase, translating to MTDSDADDVLFDSVDLGDERLANRVGLAPMTRTSAAEDGRATAEMARYYAKFASGGFSFLITEGTYPDEAYSQGYDQQPGLANDDHVDAWRRVTDAVHEEGAPIVAQLMHAGALSQGNRYADETGAPSVVRPKGEQLEMYGGEGEFPEPKALTTDEIDDAIDGFVAAAERAVEADFDGVEVHGANGYLLDQFLTTYTNQRDDEYGGDVENRVRLAAEVLEAVQAATPEDFVVGIRISQSKVNDPDYRWPGGEDDAEVIFETLTDAGADYLHVTEEDVTTPAFESGPTLTELADRYGDAPVIANGALEDPDTARATVAAGADLITLAKGALANPDWPQRVAEGRPLDDFDFQRILQPDASIDETEVPEPADD from the coding sequence ATGACGGACTCCGACGCCGACGACGTCCTATTCGACTCGGTCGACCTCGGCGACGAACGCCTGGCGAACCGCGTCGGGCTCGCGCCGATGACGCGAACCAGCGCCGCCGAGGACGGCCGCGCGACGGCCGAGATGGCCCGGTACTACGCGAAGTTCGCCAGCGGCGGCTTCTCCTTCCTCATCACCGAGGGCACCTACCCGGACGAGGCGTACAGTCAGGGGTACGACCAGCAGCCCGGCCTCGCGAACGACGACCACGTCGACGCGTGGCGGCGGGTGACCGACGCCGTCCACGAGGAAGGCGCGCCGATCGTCGCCCAGTTGATGCACGCCGGCGCGCTCTCCCAGGGGAACCGCTACGCCGACGAGACGGGCGCCCCCTCGGTCGTCCGACCGAAGGGCGAACAACTCGAGATGTACGGCGGCGAGGGTGAGTTCCCCGAGCCGAAGGCGCTGACGACCGACGAGATCGACGACGCGATCGACGGGTTCGTCGCCGCCGCCGAGCGCGCGGTCGAGGCGGACTTCGACGGCGTCGAGGTTCACGGCGCGAACGGCTACCTGCTCGACCAGTTCCTCACGACGTACACGAATCAGCGCGACGACGAGTACGGCGGCGACGTCGAGAATCGAGTCCGCCTGGCCGCGGAGGTCCTCGAGGCGGTGCAGGCCGCGACGCCCGAGGACTTCGTCGTCGGGATCAGGATCTCCCAGAGCAAGGTCAACGACCCCGACTACCGCTGGCCCGGCGGCGAGGACGACGCCGAAGTGATCTTCGAGACGCTCACCGACGCCGGGGCGGACTACCTCCACGTTACCGAGGAGGACGTCACGACGCCCGCGTTCGAATCGGGGCCGACGCTGACGGAACTCGCCGACCGATACGGCGACGCGCCCGTGATCGCCAACGGCGCGCTCGAGGACCCCGACACGGCGCGTGCGACCGTCGCGGCGGGCGCGGACCTGATCACGCTCGCGAAGGGCGCGCTCGCCAACCCCGACTGGCCACAACGCGTCGCCGAGGGCCGTCCGCTCGACGACTTCGACTTCCAGCGAATCCTCCAGCCGGACGCCAGCATCGACGAGACCGAAGTGCCGGAACCCGCGGACGACTGA
- a CDS encoding M28 family metallopeptidase — protein sequence MEDGAPDPDVALERAIGRAWSDDRPWELLTRLTELPHRMGGSGGERRAAEIVRERLTDAGLENARIESFPMQYWERGTTELAVLEGEPETRRGRDEGATAGAERIDRFFDAIALPYSPPGDVEGPLVDVGYGTPAEIEDANADLQGAIAVASTTTPPGQRFVHRMEKFGHAVAAGADAFVFGNHVPGQLPPTGALRFDGEAAVPGVGVSAETRDWLTEYADRSARARLRVDATTRDGSSQNVSGTLGPDADEAVLVLAHYDAHDLAEGALDNGCGIATVVGATGILAAIEDELECTVRIVGVGSEELGLLGAEALADDLSLESIRAVVNVDGAGRFRNLRALSHGSDPLADLADDVTDAVGQPVVHVPEPHPFSDHWPFLRAGVPALQLHSEPSEGGERGRGWGHTAADTRDKVDPRNLREHAILTALLVRELAERDVPRIETDDLRDRLQEQDYEPGMRAAEIWPDAWS from the coding sequence ATGGAAGACGGTGCTCCGGACCCGGACGTCGCCCTCGAGCGCGCGATCGGCCGCGCCTGGTCCGACGACCGACCCTGGGAGCTGCTGACCCGACTGACCGAACTCCCCCACCGGATGGGCGGCTCCGGCGGCGAGCGCCGCGCCGCCGAGATCGTCCGAGAGCGTCTCACGGACGCGGGCCTCGAGAACGCCCGAATCGAGTCGTTCCCGATGCAGTACTGGGAGCGGGGGACGACCGAGCTCGCGGTCCTCGAGGGCGAGCCCGAAACGCGACGGGGACGAGACGAGGGAGCGACGGCCGGCGCCGAGCGAATCGACCGCTTCTTCGACGCGATCGCGCTGCCCTATTCGCCGCCAGGCGACGTCGAAGGACCGCTGGTCGACGTCGGGTACGGCACGCCCGCCGAAATCGAGGACGCGAACGCAGACCTACAGGGCGCGATCGCCGTCGCGAGCACGACGACACCGCCCGGCCAGCGGTTCGTCCACCGGATGGAGAAGTTCGGCCACGCCGTTGCGGCGGGCGCGGATGCGTTCGTCTTCGGCAACCACGTTCCCGGGCAACTGCCGCCGACCGGCGCGCTCCGGTTCGACGGCGAAGCGGCCGTACCTGGCGTCGGCGTCAGCGCCGAGACCCGCGACTGGCTGACGGAGTACGCCGACCGCAGCGCGCGGGCGAGACTCCGCGTCGACGCGACGACCCGCGACGGATCGAGTCAAAACGTCTCCGGAACCCTCGGCCCGGACGCGGACGAGGCGGTGCTCGTTCTCGCACACTACGACGCCCACGACCTCGCCGAGGGCGCGCTGGACAACGGCTGCGGGATCGCGACCGTCGTCGGCGCGACTGGAATTTTGGCGGCGATCGAAGACGAACTCGAGTGCACGGTCCGGATCGTCGGCGTCGGCTCCGAGGAGTTGGGGCTCTTGGGCGCCGAGGCGCTGGCTGACGACCTATCCCTCGAATCGATCCGCGCGGTCGTCAACGTCGACGGCGCGGGGCGGTTCCGGAACCTGCGGGCGCTGTCCCACGGCTCGGACCCGCTCGCGGACCTGGCCGACGACGTGACCGACGCGGTCGGCCAGCCGGTCGTCCACGTCCCGGAGCCGCACCCGTTTAGCGATCACTGGCCGTTCCTGCGGGCCGGCGTGCCGGCGCTGCAGCTCCACAGCGAGCCGTCCGAGGGCGGCGAGCGCGGCCGCGGCTGGGGACACACGGCGGCGGACACCCGCGACAAGGTCGATCCCCGCAATCTCCGGGAGCACGCGATTCTGACGGCGCTGCTCGTCCGTGAACTCGCCGAGCGGGACGTCCCGCGGATCGAAACGGACGACCTCCGCGATCGGCTGCAGGAGCAGGACTACGAACCCGGTATGCGCGCGGCCGAGATTTGGCCCGACGCCTGGTCGTGA
- the truA gene encoding tRNA pseudouridine(38-40) synthase TruA, which yields MERRAFRIAYDGTEYHGFQRQPDVPTVEDAIFDALRGHRILAPDADKPAGYAAAGRTDAGVSALAQTVAFDAPDWLSPRALNAELPADVRAWSAADAPAEFHATHHASRREYAYHLYAPPAASSDPGSDASDRNRAGAAPTVDDDRFHAACRALSGTHDFHNLTPDDRNTERSPTLETTRDGDYLVVTVSAGGFARELVRRLVSLARAIGAGDAPREKIDRALGSEPLPGHEGIAPAPPEPLVLTDVAYPDLTFEVDEEAAERARAIFERRRIDRRTGARVAGRVADGLR from the coding sequence ATGGAACGCCGCGCGTTTCGGATCGCCTACGACGGGACGGAGTATCACGGCTTCCAGCGCCAGCCCGACGTTCCGACCGTCGAGGACGCCATTTTCGACGCCCTTCGCGGCCACAGGATTCTCGCTCCCGACGCCGATAAGCCCGCGGGCTACGCCGCCGCCGGCCGCACCGATGCGGGCGTCTCGGCGCTCGCTCAAACAGTCGCCTTCGATGCGCCCGACTGGCTCTCGCCGCGGGCGCTGAACGCCGAACTCCCCGCCGACGTCCGCGCCTGGTCGGCCGCAGACGCGCCGGCCGAATTCCACGCGACCCACCACGCGAGCCGCCGGGAGTACGCGTATCACCTGTACGCGCCGCCCGCGGCCTCGTCCGATCCAGGGTCGGACGCGTCGGATCGGAACCGAGCCGGCGCCGCGCCGACCGTCGACGACGACCGCTTCCACGCGGCCTGTCGGGCGCTGTCAGGTACGCACGACTTCCACAACCTGACGCCGGACGACCGCAACACCGAGCGCTCGCCGACGCTCGAAACGACCCGCGACGGCGACTACCTCGTCGTCACCGTCAGCGCGGGCGGCTTCGCGCGCGAACTCGTCCGTCGCCTGGTCTCGCTGGCTCGCGCGATCGGCGCCGGGGACGCGCCCCGCGAGAAGATCGACCGCGCGCTCGGGTCCGAGCCGCTGCCTGGTCACGAGGGCATCGCCCCCGCGCCGCCGGAGCCGCTGGTCCTAACCGACGTGGCCTATCCCGACCTCACGTTCGAGGTCGACGAGGAAGCGGCCGAGCGGGCGCGAGCGATCTTCGAGCGTCGCCGCATCGACCGGCGGACGGGCGCGCGGGTCGCCGGCCGGGTGGCCGACGGGCTACGGTGA
- a CDS encoding SDR family oxidoreductase, producing the protein MSDALDQQTAIVTGASSGIGAATCRELAAAGANVVLAARSEDRLTELADEIETTHEVETLVVPTNVREEDDVDALIEAAVDEFGGIDVLVNNAGLARGGEVESLSTEAYETMQETNVDGVFYASQAAIPHVRERNGHLIFVASFAGRHPRPANPVYAASKWWVRGFAKSLAAQIGDGGVGVTIVNPAEVRTEFETPDGETFAKRYDEDEASAPSEVAAAIRFAASQDHSSVSELDINRRDKFADTFN; encoded by the coding sequence ATGTCCGACGCACTCGATCAGCAGACGGCGATCGTAACCGGTGCGAGTTCCGGCATCGGCGCAGCGACCTGCCGCGAACTCGCGGCCGCCGGCGCGAACGTCGTCCTCGCGGCCCGCAGCGAGGACCGACTGACAGAGCTTGCGGACGAGATCGAGACGACCCACGAAGTCGAGACGCTGGTTGTCCCGACGAACGTCCGCGAGGAGGACGACGTCGACGCGCTCATCGAGGCCGCCGTCGACGAGTTCGGCGGCATCGACGTGCTGGTGAACAACGCGGGCCTGGCCCGCGGCGGCGAGGTCGAATCGCTGTCGACCGAGGCGTACGAGACGATGCAGGAGACCAACGTCGACGGCGTCTTCTACGCCTCCCAGGCAGCGATTCCCCACGTCCGAGAGCGCAACGGCCACCTGATCTTCGTCGCTAGTTTCGCCGGTCGACACCCGCGACCGGCCAATCCGGTTTACGCCGCCTCGAAGTGGTGGGTTCGCGGGTTCGCCAAGAGCCTGGCGGCCCAGATCGGCGACGGCGGCGTCGGCGTCACGATCGTCAATCCGGCCGAGGTCCGCACCGAGTTCGAGACGCCGGACGGCGAGACCTTCGCCAAGCGCTACGACGAGGACGAGGCCAGCGCCCCCTCGGAGGTCGCCGCGGCGATCCGCTTCGCCGCGAGTCAGGACCATTCGAGCGTGAGCGAACTCGACATCAACCGGCGGGACAAGTTCGCCGACACCTTCAACTGA